In Tachypleus tridentatus isolate NWPU-2018 chromosome 7, ASM421037v1, whole genome shotgun sequence, a genomic segment contains:
- the LOC143257980 gene encoding uncharacterized protein LOC143257980: protein MVATSLKGKVMYMIWICGLSFTFSLDFVCVPAAVAEVFGFKYTSEIFGMVIFTSTASFFLWFLFIHRIVSSMGWFATFCFTATVSFTGTLVTIFFPDTQRTQPLISTNFNRNSEGTSYGSFGH, encoded by the exons ATGGTGGCGACATCTCTTAAAGGAAAAGTTATGTATATGATCTGGATTTGTGggctttcttttacattttctcttgatTTTGTCTGTGTTCCGGCTGCTGTTGCTGAAGTTTTTGGATTCAAATACACTTCTGAAATTTTTGGAATGGTAATTTTTACATCA ACGGCTTCCTTCTTTCTCTGGTTCTTATTTATCCATCGTATTGTTTCTTCGATGGGATGGTTTGCTACATTTTGTTTCACAGCGACTGTTTCTTTCACAG GGACACTTGTGACTATATTTTTCCCTGACACACAACGTACACAACCATTAATATCAACAAATTTTAACAGGAACAGCGAGGGAACTAGTTACGGATCTTTTGGACATTAG